One window of Microbispora sp. ZYX-F-249 genomic DNA carries:
- a CDS encoding response regulator transcription factor, with protein MDGRHLLVVDDEPVVRELLAATLRFAGYEVTSAATGSQALETARGTPPDLVLLDVMLPDMDGFEVMRRLRALPRPLTGGSPGQVPVLFLTARDTTQDKINGLRLGGDDYVTKPFDLEELLARIEAVLRRAGAAPEDRTLRVADLELDPEGHQVVRAGSPVRLSPTEFRLLHYLVLNAGRVVSKAQILEHVWRYDFAGDSSIVDTYVSYVRRKIDKNGPRLIHTMHGVGYVLRGPRP; from the coding sequence GTGGACGGGCGGCACCTGCTGGTGGTCGACGACGAGCCCGTGGTGCGGGAACTGCTGGCGGCCACGCTCCGCTTCGCGGGCTACGAGGTGACCTCGGCCGCGACCGGCTCACAGGCCCTGGAGACCGCGCGGGGCACGCCGCCCGACCTCGTGCTCCTCGACGTCATGCTGCCCGACATGGACGGTTTCGAGGTCATGCGCCGTCTCCGGGCGCTGCCCCGCCCGCTGACCGGCGGAAGTCCCGGTCAGGTGCCCGTGCTGTTCCTGACCGCGCGCGACACCACGCAGGACAAGATCAACGGATTGCGGCTCGGTGGCGACGACTACGTGACCAAGCCGTTCGACCTGGAGGAGCTGCTGGCCCGGATCGAGGCCGTGCTCAGGCGGGCCGGAGCCGCCCCCGAGGACCGCACGCTGCGGGTCGCCGACCTCGAACTCGACCCGGAGGGCCATCAGGTGGTGCGGGCGGGCTCCCCCGTGCGGTTGTCGCCGACCGAGTTCCGCCTGCTCCACTACCTGGTGCTCAACGCCGGAAGGGTGGTGTCCAAGGCGCAGATCCTGGAGCACGTCTGGCGGTACGACTTCGCCGGAGACTCCAGCATCGTGGACACGTACGTGAGCTATGTGCGCCGCAAGATCGACAAGAACGGGCCCAGGCTGATCCACACGATGCACGGGGTCGGATACGTGCTGCGCGGGCCACGCCCATGA
- a CDS encoding sensor histidine kinase — protein sequence MGSSSLRGRLLLTTMALLVAGLAVSGAVAVATLRAHLIERVDRQLTPMATVLARIPARLTAVPSAPQSAQLPGSLPGLDLIDQVYVAYLRADGAVEQEGGPWLRDRSRDGLPDRGPALPRLDGADVERLGGRPFDATGPEGGKWRVVAVPRPATATTPAAASGSVVVAASLRGVRSTVGRLTAVCAATAAALVASLAVIGWFAVRRGLRPLRRIEETAAAIAGGDLSRRVPALAAPRTEVGRLAAALNVMLGQLETAFAERERAQARMRRFVADVSHELRTPLFGIKGFAELHRMGGLPDADLTLGRIESEAARLVRLVEDLLLLARLDEGEEALPMDLAPMDLRTLAADAHHDLRALDPGREVTLTGPDGGPPGAAPVHGDEARLRQVVSNLVGNAVAHTPPGTPVRIGVGTAGGDGVLVIADEGPGMPAEEAARVFDRFYRVDGSRSRTGAGGAGLGLAIVRSIVAAHGGRVELRTRPGAGAAFRVVLRGVVLPGAAPGPVTRTAGRSIRG from the coding sequence TTGGGGAGTTCGTCGCTGCGGGGGCGGCTGCTGCTCACCACCATGGCCCTGCTCGTGGCCGGCCTCGCCGTCAGCGGCGCGGTCGCGGTCGCCACGCTGCGGGCCCACCTCATCGAACGCGTGGACCGGCAGCTCACGCCGATGGCGACGGTGCTGGCGCGGATACCCGCCAGGCTGACCGCCGTGCCGTCCGCGCCGCAGAGCGCGCAGCTGCCGGGCAGCCTGCCCGGGCTGGACCTGATCGACCAGGTGTACGTCGCCTACTTGCGCGCGGACGGCGCCGTCGAGCAGGAGGGCGGTCCGTGGCTGCGGGACCGGTCGCGGGACGGGCTGCCGGATCGGGGCCCTGCGCTCCCCCGGCTCGACGGCGCCGACGTCGAGCGGCTGGGCGGACGGCCGTTCGACGCGACCGGCCCCGAAGGCGGCAAGTGGCGGGTCGTCGCCGTCCCGCGCCCCGCCACGGCGACGACGCCGGCGGCGGCATCCGGCAGCGTCGTCGTGGCGGCGTCGCTTCGCGGAGTGCGGTCCACCGTCGGCCGCCTGACGGCGGTCTGCGCGGCGACCGCGGCGGCGCTCGTGGCGTCGCTCGCCGTGATCGGGTGGTTCGCCGTACGGCGGGGCTTGCGGCCGCTGCGGCGGATCGAGGAGACCGCCGCGGCCATCGCCGGGGGCGACCTGTCCCGGCGCGTCCCCGCGCTGGCCGCGCCCCGGACCGAGGTCGGCCGGCTGGCGGCCGCCCTGAACGTCATGCTCGGCCAGTTGGAGACGGCATTCGCCGAGCGGGAACGGGCGCAGGCCCGGATGCGCCGCTTCGTCGCCGACGTCAGCCACGAGCTGCGGACCCCGCTCTTCGGCATCAAGGGGTTCGCCGAACTGCACCGGATGGGCGGGCTGCCCGACGCCGACCTCACCCTCGGCCGGATCGAGAGCGAGGCCGCCCGCCTGGTCCGGCTCGTCGAGGACCTGCTCCTGCTCGCCCGCCTCGACGAGGGCGAGGAGGCCCTGCCCATGGACCTCGCGCCCATGGACCTGCGGACGCTCGCCGCCGACGCCCATCACGACCTGCGCGCGCTGGACCCGGGGCGGGAGGTCACGCTCACCGGGCCGGACGGCGGCCCGCCGGGTGCGGCGCCGGTTCACGGCGACGAGGCGCGGCTGCGCCAGGTGGTCTCCAACCTCGTGGGCAACGCCGTCGCCCACACCCCGCCGGGCACGCCGGTGCGGATCGGCGTCGGCACGGCCGGCGGAGACGGGGTCCTCGTTATCGCCGACGAGGGGCCGGGCATGCCCGCGGAGGAGGCCGCCCGGGTGTTCGACCGCTTCTACCGGGTGGACGGCTCACGCAGCCGCACCGGCGCCGGAGGCGCCGGGCTGGGGCTGGCCATCGTCCGGTCGATCGTCGCCGCGCACGGGGGCCGGGTGGAACTGCGGACCCGGCCCGGCGCCGGAGCCGCCTTCCGCGTCGTGCTGCGCGGCGTCGTCCTTCCGGGTGCCGCGCCGGGTCCCGTCACCCGTACGGCCGGGCGTTCTATCCGCGGCTGA
- a CDS encoding erythromycin esterase family protein yields the protein MATDIKDTVHAVDAASVMRLLPARPRVLALGEPTHGDNELLDLRNELFRQLVEQEGYRTIGLESDCLMGLVVDDYVTSGTGTLDEVMERGISHEWGAFSGNRELVRWMRAYNEGRPAAERLRFAGLDGPLEISHAASPRQALTALHGYLAARVGADLLPCDAETLDRLLGADDRWADPATMMDPSQSVGRSAEAGELRLLADDLVALLDAETPRLLATSTPDEWDRARLYARAAIGLLRYHYWMADSSPGRMPRLLGLRSSMIAANILAVAERGPALVYTHNSHLQRDKSTMRMGGVPFEWWSSGAIADAHLGEGYAFLAMALGTIRHHGVDTPPADTLEGLLYALPEERYVVDVRRLAGALGDAPPAPRVSPWFGYASLDPAHLPGYDGMVFVKDVSRG from the coding sequence ATGGCTACCGACATCAAGGACACCGTCCACGCCGTCGACGCCGCCTCCGTCATGAGGCTGCTCCCGGCCCGGCCGCGGGTGCTCGCCCTGGGCGAGCCCACTCACGGCGACAACGAGCTGCTGGACCTGCGCAACGAGCTGTTCCGGCAGCTCGTCGAGCAGGAGGGCTACCGGACGATCGGACTCGAGAGCGACTGCCTCATGGGCCTGGTCGTGGACGACTACGTCACCTCGGGCACGGGCACCCTCGACGAGGTCATGGAGCGCGGCATCAGCCACGAGTGGGGTGCGTTCTCGGGCAACCGTGAGCTCGTGCGCTGGATGCGCGCGTACAACGAGGGCCGGCCCGCGGCCGAGCGGCTCCGCTTCGCCGGACTCGACGGCCCGCTGGAGATCAGCCACGCCGCGAGCCCCCGGCAGGCGCTGACCGCTCTCCACGGCTACCTCGCGGCCCGGGTGGGCGCGGATCTGCTCCCCTGCGACGCGGAGACGCTCGACCGCCTGCTCGGCGCCGACGACCGCTGGGCCGATCCCGCCACGATGATGGACCCGTCCCAGTCCGTGGGGCGGTCGGCCGAGGCCGGAGAGCTGCGGCTGCTCGCCGACGATCTCGTGGCGCTCCTCGACGCGGAGACGCCGCGTCTGCTCGCGACGTCCACACCGGACGAGTGGGACCGGGCGCGCCTGTACGCGCGCGCCGCCATCGGCCTGCTGCGCTACCACTACTGGATGGCCGACAGCTCACCGGGCCGCATGCCGCGCCTGCTGGGCCTGCGCAGCTCGATGATCGCCGCCAACATCCTCGCCGTCGCCGAGCGGGGCCCGGCGCTGGTGTACACCCACAACAGTCATCTCCAGCGGGACAAGAGCACGATGCGGATGGGCGGCGTGCCGTTCGAGTGGTGGAGCTCCGGCGCGATCGCGGACGCGCACCTGGGCGAGGGGTACGCCTTCCTGGCCATGGCGCTCGGCACGATCCGGCACCATGGGGTGGACACCCCGCCGGCGGACACGCTCGAAGGGCTCCTGTACGCGCTCCCGGAGGAGCGCTACGTCGTCGACGTCCGCCGGCTGGCGGGCGCCCTCGGTGACGCGCCGCCCGCCCCCCGCGTGTCCCCCTGGTTCGGTTACGCCTCGCTGGACCCGGCCCACCTGCCCGGCTACGACGGGATGGTGTTCGTCAAGGACGTCAGCCGCGGATAG
- a CDS encoding bifunctional RNase H/acid phosphatase → MGATGGYVVEADGGSRGNPGPAGYGAVVKDDAGRVLAEAAESIGTATNNVAEYRGLIAGLRALLALGAEGGRVEVRMDSKLVIEQMAGRWKVKHEGLRPLALEAAGLARRFRVTWTWIPRERNSHADRLANEAMDAAARGETWQASEITSAPEAAPAVEPGAEPPNTDAPTLFDDAFGASAPGAPAPAAPDGRTGTSDATGAGTDGGRAAGAGTDGRAAAAGTGTTGRADGTAAGTAASHDRRGHGWMPRATRVATSLLLLRHGQTPLSVEKRFSGLGDPSLTATGLAQAEAAAQRLSRQPYEVEVIVTSPLTRARQTAEAVAAGTGLTVLVDDDLRETDFGAWEGHTFAEIQQRWPRELAAWLADPDVAPPGGESFAATARRVEQARDRIVKAHEGRSVVVVSHVTPIKMLVRFALGAPPEALYRMHLDLACLSVIDYYADGPAVVRALNDTAHLS, encoded by the coding sequence ATGGGCGCGACGGGGGGTTACGTCGTCGAGGCCGACGGCGGGTCGCGGGGCAACCCCGGGCCGGCCGGGTACGGCGCGGTGGTCAAGGACGACGCCGGACGGGTGCTCGCCGAGGCCGCCGAGTCGATCGGCACCGCGACCAACAACGTGGCCGAATACCGCGGGCTCATCGCCGGGCTCCGGGCGCTGCTCGCACTCGGCGCCGAGGGCGGGCGGGTCGAGGTGCGGATGGATTCCAAGCTGGTCATCGAGCAGATGGCCGGCCGCTGGAAGGTCAAGCACGAGGGGCTGCGGCCGCTCGCCCTGGAGGCGGCGGGCCTGGCCCGGCGCTTCCGCGTCACCTGGACGTGGATTCCGCGCGAGCGCAACAGCCACGCCGACCGGCTCGCCAACGAGGCGATGGACGCCGCGGCCCGGGGGGAGACGTGGCAGGCGAGCGAGATCACCTCCGCGCCGGAGGCCGCCCCGGCCGTCGAGCCCGGTGCCGAGCCGCCCAACACCGACGCGCCCACGCTGTTCGACGACGCCTTCGGCGCGTCCGCTCCCGGCGCCCCGGCTCCGGCCGCCCCCGATGGGCGTACGGGGACTTCCGATGCGACCGGTGCGGGGACCGACGGCGGACGCGCGGCGGGCGCGGGGACCGACGGCCGCGCGGCGGCGGCGGGGACGGGGACCACTGGTAGGGCGGACGGCACGGCGGCGGGAACCGCCGCCTCCCACGACCGGCGCGGGCACGGATGGATGCCCCGGGCCACGCGCGTCGCCACGTCCCTGCTCCTGCTCCGGCACGGGCAGACGCCGCTGTCGGTGGAGAAGCGGTTCTCCGGGCTCGGCGACCCGTCGCTCACCGCCACCGGGCTCGCCCAGGCCGAGGCCGCGGCCCAGCGCCTGTCGCGTCAGCCGTACGAGGTCGAGGTGATCGTCACCTCTCCGCTCACCCGCGCCCGGCAGACGGCGGAGGCGGTGGCTGCGGGGACCGGCCTCACGGTGCTGGTCGACGACGACCTCCGGGAGACCGACTTCGGCGCGTGGGAGGGGCACACGTTCGCCGAGATCCAGCAGCGCTGGCCCCGGGAGCTGGCGGCCTGGCTGGCCGACCCGGACGTCGCCCCGCCCGGCGGGGAGAGCTTCGCGGCGACCGCGCGGCGGGTCGAGCAGGCCAGGGACCGCATCGTGAAGGCCCACGAGGGCCGCAGCGTCGTCGTGGTCTCCCACGTGACCCCGATCAAGATGCTCGTCCGCTTCGCGCTGGGCGCGCCGCCCGAGGCCCTCTACCGGATGCATCTCGACCTGGCCTGCCTGTCGGTGATCGACTACTACGCCGACGGGCCCGCCGTCGTCCGCGCGCTGAACGACACCGCGCACCTTTCCTGA
- a CDS encoding zinc ribbon domain-containing protein, with translation MKAAPEAQKRLLDLAELDTGLDRLRHRRRSLPELAEIDELSKRLARVSTQIIAAETEAGDLARDQAKAESDVDAVRVRVDRDTKRLDSGQVSSPKDLASLQSEIVSLRRRQSDLEEVVLEIMERREAADARVATLKSERDEVTGTLRAAEDRRDAAFAEIDKELGELAGGRSAITADVPADVLALYEKMREQSGVGAAMLHGGRCLGCRTSLSIADLNRIRAAAHDEVVRCEECRRILVRTAESGL, from the coding sequence ATGAAGGCCGCACCGGAAGCACAGAAGCGTCTGCTCGATCTCGCGGAGCTCGACACGGGCCTCGACCGGTTGCGGCACCGCCGCCGCAGCCTGCCCGAGCTCGCCGAGATCGACGAGCTGTCCAAGAGGCTGGCCCGGGTCTCGACGCAGATCATCGCCGCCGAGACCGAGGCCGGCGACCTCGCCAGGGACCAGGCCAAGGCCGAGTCCGACGTCGACGCCGTACGCGTGCGGGTCGACCGGGACACCAAGCGCCTCGACTCCGGGCAGGTCTCCTCCCCGAAGGACCTGGCGAGCCTCCAGTCCGAGATCGTCTCCCTGCGGCGCAGGCAGTCGGACCTGGAGGAGGTCGTGCTGGAGATCATGGAACGCCGGGAGGCGGCCGACGCCCGGGTCGCCACGCTCAAGTCGGAGCGGGACGAGGTGACCGGCACGCTGCGCGCCGCCGAGGACCGCCGCGACGCGGCGTTCGCGGAGATCGACAAGGAGCTCGGCGAGCTGGCCGGCGGCCGGTCCGCGATCACCGCCGACGTCCCGGCCGACGTGCTCGCGCTGTACGAGAAGATGCGCGAGCAGAGCGGCGTCGGCGCCGCCATGCTGCACGGCGGCCGGTGCCTCGGCTGCCGCACGAGCCTGTCCATCGCCGACCTCAACCGCATCCGGGCCGCCGCGCACGACGAGGTGGTCCGCTGCGAGGAGTGCCGCCGGATCCTGGTGCGTACGGCCGAGTCGGGGCTGTGA
- a CDS encoding Nif3-like dinuclear metal center hexameric protein — protein MESISCTLAEVVERLEALYDPSWAESWDAVGLVCGDPEQAVRKILFAVDPVAVVVDEALDWGADLVVTHHPLYLRGTTSVAATTFKGRVVHRLIRGGAALYAAHTNADVADPGVSDALARAVGLTGDLRPVQPSADDPRRGLGRIGDLPAPTPLREFAALAASGLPRTAGPLRVAGDLDRPVRTVAVCGGAGDSLLGTARAAGVDVFLTADLRHHPASEHLEADGPALVDASHWATEWPWLADAARRLTSALAAGGITVEARVSDAVTDAWTATTTDLDPRAS, from the coding sequence GTGGAATCGATCTCCTGCACCCTCGCCGAGGTGGTCGAACGCCTGGAGGCGTTGTACGACCCCTCGTGGGCCGAGTCCTGGGACGCGGTGGGTCTCGTCTGCGGCGACCCGGAGCAGGCCGTACGGAAGATCCTGTTCGCGGTCGACCCGGTCGCCGTGGTCGTGGACGAGGCCCTCGACTGGGGGGCCGACCTCGTCGTCACCCACCACCCGCTCTACCTGCGCGGCACCACGAGCGTCGCCGCCACGACCTTCAAGGGCCGGGTCGTGCACCGGCTCATCCGCGGCGGCGCCGCGCTCTACGCCGCGCACACCAACGCGGACGTCGCCGACCCCGGGGTCTCCGACGCGCTCGCGCGGGCCGTCGGCCTGACCGGGGACCTTCGGCCCGTCCAGCCCTCCGCCGACGACCCGCGCCGCGGGCTCGGCCGCATCGGCGACCTGCCCGCCCCGACGCCGCTGCGGGAGTTCGCCGCGCTGGCCGCCTCCGGGCTGCCGCGTACGGCGGGCCCGTTGCGGGTGGCGGGCGATCTCGACCGGCCGGTGCGCACGGTCGCCGTCTGCGGCGGCGCGGGCGACTCGCTGCTGGGGACGGCACGGGCCGCGGGCGTGGACGTCTTCCTGACGGCCGACCTGCGGCACCACCCGGCCAGCGAGCACCTGGAGGCGGACGGGCCCGCGCTGGTCGACGCCTCCCATTGGGCCACCGAATGGCCGTGGCTCGCGGACGCCGCCCGGCGTCTGACGTCAGCGCTGGCGGCCGGGGGCATTACTGTTGAGGCGCGCGTCTCCGACGCCGTCACCGACGCCTGGACGGCGACGACCACCGACTTGGACCCCCGAGCATCTTGA
- a CDS encoding dipeptidase, whose translation MPVDQQSLHVSSVVADTHNDLLMAVSARPPAAWASFFREQWLPQLVEGGVDVQVLPVFVESQFRPEGALRQTLRMIECAHVLAEGNPDAVALCHDGQQIDEALALGRIALVLALESMPGIDESVELIPALHRLGVRVASIAHWGRTALADGSGQDGTGSRLTSHGVEALREMERLGMLFDISHLGATGVAHVLEIATRPVIATHSSARALRDHHRNLTDEQLRGVAAGGGVVCVNFLAAFLTEDARSATVDHLVDHIEHIAGVAGIDHVGLGPDFVREVYADLTPPCCEGFSYSGIDSRAAVPGLEGPRGLPLVTDALLKRGFADEEIQKILGANVMRLFRAELGRTARERQ comes from the coding sequence GTGCCCGTTGATCAGCAGAGCCTGCACGTCAGCTCCGTGGTCGCCGACACCCACAACGACCTGCTCATGGCCGTCTCCGCCCGGCCGCCCGCGGCATGGGCCTCGTTCTTCCGCGAGCAGTGGCTTCCCCAGCTCGTCGAGGGCGGGGTCGACGTGCAGGTGCTGCCCGTGTTCGTGGAGAGCCAGTTCCGCCCGGAGGGCGCGCTGCGCCAGACCCTGCGGATGATCGAGTGCGCCCACGTGCTGGCCGAGGGCAACCCCGACGCCGTGGCGCTGTGCCACGACGGGCAGCAGATCGACGAGGCCCTCGCCCTCGGCAGGATCGCCCTGGTGCTGGCCCTGGAGAGCATGCCGGGGATCGACGAGAGCGTCGAGCTGATCCCGGCCCTGCACCGCCTCGGGGTCCGCGTCGCCTCGATCGCCCACTGGGGCCGTACGGCTCTCGCCGACGGCAGCGGCCAGGACGGCACCGGTTCCCGGCTCACCAGCCACGGCGTCGAGGCCCTGCGCGAGATGGAGCGGCTCGGCATGCTCTTCGACATCTCGCACCTGGGCGCCACGGGCGTCGCGCACGTGCTGGAGATCGCGACCCGGCCCGTGATCGCGACGCACTCCTCGGCGCGCGCCCTGCGCGACCACCACAGGAACCTCACCGACGAGCAGCTCAGGGGCGTCGCCGCGGGCGGCGGCGTCGTCTGCGTGAACTTCCTCGCCGCCTTCCTCACCGAGGACGCCCGCTCGGCCACGGTCGACCATCTCGTGGACCACATCGAGCACATCGCCGGCGTCGCCGGCATCGACCACGTGGGTCTCGGCCCCGACTTCGTGCGCGAGGTGTACGCCGACCTCACCCCGCCGTGCTGCGAGGGCTTCAGCTACTCGGGCATCGACTCGAGGGCCGCCGTCCCCGGCCTGGAGGGCCCGCGCGGCCTGCCGCTGGTGACCGACGCGCTCCTCAAGCGGGGGTTCGCCGACGAGGAGATCCAGAAGATCCTGGGCGCCAACGTGATGCGCCTGTTCCGCGCCGAGCTGGGCCGCACGGCGCGGGAACGGCAGTAG
- a CDS encoding M20/M25/M40 family metallo-hydrolase: MDPEAMLADLEELVLCESYSTDHEAVARSARVVGALGRRLLGAEPETLVIDGVTHLRWSFGAPRVLLLGHHDTVWPVGTLREHPWSVRDGVARGPGVFDMKAGLVQLFHAVASLPSPEGLTVLVVGDEELGSPTSRPLIESIASRCAAAFVLEASADGGALKTARKGISRYELTVHGRAAHAGLEPELGANAGVELAHQVLAIAGIAARVESSSRAGATSVTPTMLTAGTSTNTVPARGRVAVDVRVPDGAAQRRVDELMRALTPRTPGVRLELRGGPNRPPLDPVASAGLFDVAVRLARELGMAPLRGAAVGGGSDGNFTAGVGCPTLDGLGAVGGGAHAAGEHVVVAEMPVRARLVAALAAYVLSGGPIGPGDDADRAARDTRRTARGTA, encoded by the coding sequence GTGGACCCCGAGGCCATGCTGGCCGACCTCGAGGAGCTGGTGCTCTGCGAGTCGTACTCCACGGACCACGAGGCGGTGGCGCGCAGCGCCCGCGTCGTGGGGGCGCTGGGCCGCAGGCTGCTCGGCGCCGAGCCGGAGACCCTGGTGATCGACGGGGTCACCCACCTGCGCTGGTCCTTCGGCGCGCCGCGGGTCCTGCTGCTGGGCCACCACGACACCGTCTGGCCCGTCGGCACGCTGCGCGAGCACCCCTGGTCGGTGCGGGACGGGGTGGCGCGGGGGCCCGGCGTGTTCGACATGAAGGCCGGTCTCGTGCAGCTCTTCCACGCGGTCGCCTCGCTGCCGTCCCCCGAGGGCCTGACCGTGCTCGTCGTCGGGGACGAGGAGCTCGGCTCGCCGACCTCCCGCCCGCTGATCGAGTCGATCGCGTCGCGGTGCGCCGCCGCGTTCGTGCTGGAGGCGAGCGCGGACGGCGGCGCGCTGAAGACGGCCCGCAAGGGCATCTCGCGGTACGAGCTGACCGTGCACGGCCGGGCCGCGCACGCCGGCCTCGAACCCGAGCTGGGGGCCAACGCCGGCGTCGAGCTGGCCCACCAGGTGCTCGCCATCGCGGGCATCGCGGCCCGGGTCGAGTCGTCCTCCAGGGCGGGGGCCACGTCGGTGACGCCCACCATGCTGACCGCCGGGACGAGCACCAACACGGTCCCGGCGCGGGGCCGGGTCGCCGTCGACGTACGCGTGCCCGACGGGGCGGCGCAGCGGCGGGTGGACGAGCTGATGCGGGCGCTGACCCCGCGCACTCCGGGCGTCCGGCTGGAACTGCGCGGCGGGCCGAACCGCCCGCCCCTCGATCCCGTCGCCTCCGCCGGGCTCTTCGACGTCGCCGTACGGCTCGCGCGCGAGCTGGGCATGGCGCCGCTGCGCGGGGCGGCCGTCGGCGGCGGATCGGACGGCAACTTCACCGCCGGCGTCGGCTGCCCGACGCTCGACGGCCTGGGCGCGGTGGGCGGCGGCGCGCACGCCGCCGGGGAGCACGTCGTGGTCGCCGAGATGCCGGTCCGCGCCCGCCTGGTCGCGGCACTGGCGGCGTACGTGCTGTCGGGCGGGCCGATCGGCCCCGGCGACGACGCGGACCGCGCGGCGCGGGACACGAGGCGGACCGCCCGGGGGACCGCGTGA
- a CDS encoding GNAT family N-acetyltransferase → MNREDRAGAGDPGDPVVARDQAAAAAAGRGLRIAELHTIAEFARVVRLFDGIWRPEPWNPPVTAELMRALTHAGGYVAGAFDGAELVGAGVAFLAAPAGRALHSHVTGAVRPGAGFALKLHQRAWALERGLSRITWTFDPLVRRNAHFNLAKLAALPEEYLPDFYGQMGDAVNAGDESDRVLAVWRLDDPRVARACDGLPYRPAGADGAVAALAERDGRPVALDTGAPEVLVAVPADVESLRRAAPETAKAWRHAVRDVLGGLMAEGRPVTGFAGGCYVVGRRSPTAG, encoded by the coding sequence GTGAACCGTGAGGACCGCGCGGGCGCCGGGGACCCGGGGGACCCCGTGGTCGCCCGCGATCAGGCGGCCGCGGCCGCCGCGGGGCGCGGCCTGCGGATCGCCGAGCTGCACACGATCGCCGAGTTCGCGCGGGTGGTCCGGCTGTTCGACGGCATCTGGCGCCCGGAGCCGTGGAACCCGCCGGTCACGGCGGAGCTGATGCGGGCGCTGACCCACGCGGGCGGATACGTGGCCGGGGCGTTCGACGGCGCGGAACTCGTCGGCGCCGGGGTCGCCTTCCTCGCGGCGCCCGCGGGGCGGGCGCTGCACTCGCACGTGACCGGGGCCGTGCGGCCCGGCGCCGGATTCGCGCTCAAACTGCACCAGCGGGCCTGGGCCCTGGAGCGCGGCCTGAGCCGGATCACCTGGACCTTCGATCCCCTGGTGCGCCGCAACGCCCACTTCAACCTGGCCAAGCTCGCCGCCCTGCCGGAGGAGTACCTGCCCGACTTCTACGGGCAGATGGGCGACGCGGTCAACGCCGGCGACGAGTCCGACCGCGTCCTCGCCGTGTGGCGGCTGGACGACCCGCGGGTGGCCCGGGCGTGCGACGGCCTGCCGTACCGGCCCGCCGGGGCGGACGGCGCGGTGGCCGCGCTCGCCGAGCGGGACGGGCGGCCGGTGGCCCTGGACACCGGCGCACCGGAGGTGCTCGTCGCCGTGCCCGCGGACGTGGAGTCCCTGCGCCGCGCCGCCCCCGAGACGGCCAAGGCGTGGCGGCACGCCGTACGCGACGTGCTGGGCGGGCTGATGGCGGAGGGCCGTCCGGTGACGGGCTTCGCCGGCGGTTGCTACGTCGTCGGACGGCGCTCCCCCACGGCGGGGTGA